A genomic window from Salvia hispanica cultivar TCC Black 2014 chromosome 5, UniMelb_Shisp_WGS_1.0, whole genome shotgun sequence includes:
- the LOC125187736 gene encoding transcription factor MYBC1-like — MREENDSNWFRKWEEELPSAEDLMPLSQSLITPDLAQAFNIQSEEEEPVARTLKRPRLVWTPQLHKRFVDAVAHLGIKNAVPKTIMQLMSVDGLTRENVASHLQKYRLYLKRMQTNNTPASSATDRLFATSPVPPHFLHPPSDHFMPFLHFSTSPTPPIRNPQDDGTKILTLFPTTDR; from the coding sequence atgagggAAGAGAATGATTCAAATTGGTTTAGGAAATGGGAGGAAGAATTACCATCGGCAGAGGATCTGATGCCCCTTTCCCAATCCCTAATAACACCTGATCTAGCTCAGGCTTTCAATATTCAAAGTGAAGAGGAGGAGCCGGTGGCTAGGACGCTGAAGAGGCCGAGGCTGGTGTGGACCCCACAGCTGCACAAGAGGTTCGTGGACGCCGTCGCCCATCTTGGGATCAAGAACGCCGTCCCCAAGACCATAATGCAGCTGATGAGCGTTGACGGCCTCACCCGTGAGAACGTCGCCAGCCATTTGCAGAAATACAGGCTCTATTTGAAGCGAATGCAGACCAACAATACCCCCGCCTCCTCCGCCACTGACCGCCTCTTCGCCACTTCCCCCGTGCCCCCGCATTTCCTCCACCCTCCCTCCGACCACTTCATGCCCTTCCTGCACTTCTCCACCTCCCCGACCCCTCCAATTAGAAATCCCCAGGATGATGGCACGAAAATTCTCACCCTTTTCCCCACCACCGATCGCTGA